A genomic region of uncultured Paludibaculum sp. contains the following coding sequences:
- a CDS encoding methyltransferase encodes MAHADPTTVLDLIDAFRRSKTMFTAVSLGIFDRLHQAEASAAALAVELDLHPGALERLLNGCVGLGLLTKSGSLYFNTSEAETYLRRESPDTLTGYILYSDQVLFQLWGHLEDAIREGTHRWDQTFGGRGALFDHFFRTPEARQTFLSGMHGLGQIGSPAVVRIFNLNQFRQLVDLGGATGHLAIAACERYGNLRATVFDLPAVVESAKTHIAASRAADRLSVAAGDFFTDPLPPADLYAVGRILHDWSDDKIHSLLTRIHAALPPGGAVLVAETLLDEDSSGPVSSQMQSLNMLICTEGRERTATEYQALLESCCFTRVEARRTGAPLDAVLAFKKE; translated from the coding sequence ATGGCGCATGCTGACCCCACCACTGTCCTGGACCTCATTGACGCGTTCCGCCGATCCAAGACCATGTTTACGGCCGTTTCCCTCGGCATCTTCGACCGGCTTCATCAAGCGGAAGCCTCCGCGGCTGCCCTCGCCGTCGAGCTCGATCTCCACCCGGGCGCCCTCGAACGCCTCCTGAACGGGTGCGTCGGACTCGGGTTGCTAACCAAGTCCGGCAGTCTGTATTTCAACACGTCCGAAGCCGAAACCTATCTCCGCCGCGAAAGCCCGGACACGCTCACTGGCTATATCCTCTATTCCGATCAGGTTCTGTTCCAGCTTTGGGGCCACCTGGAAGATGCCATCCGTGAAGGAACCCACCGCTGGGACCAGACCTTCGGCGGCCGCGGCGCCCTGTTCGACCACTTCTTTCGTACCCCGGAGGCCCGTCAAACCTTCCTGTCCGGCATGCATGGCCTCGGACAAATCGGTTCACCCGCCGTCGTGCGCATCTTCAATCTTAACCAGTTCCGCCAATTGGTCGACCTGGGGGGCGCCACCGGGCATCTCGCCATCGCCGCCTGTGAACGTTACGGCAACCTGCGCGCCACTGTCTTTGACCTCCCGGCCGTAGTGGAATCGGCCAAAACGCATATCGCCGCCTCCCGCGCGGCAGACCGCCTGTCAGTTGCCGCGGGCGACTTCTTCACTGATCCGCTCCCGCCGGCCGACCTCTACGCCGTCGGCCGCATTCTCCACGACTGGTCGGATGACAAGATCCACTCGTTGCTCACCAGGATCCATGCCGCACTGCCCCCCGGGGGTGCCGTTTTGGTCGCGGAAACCCTCTTGGATGAGGACTCCTCCGGTCCCGTCTCCTCACAAATGCAATCGCTCAATATGCTGATCTGCACCGAAGGCCGCGAGAGGACGGCTACTGAGTACCAGGCCCTGCTGGAGTCCTGCTGCTTCACCCGCGTCGAAGCGCGCCGTACCGGAGCGCCTCTTGACGCTGTCCTCGCATTCAAGAAAGAATAG
- a CDS encoding ATP-binding protein, with product MAQSKKIRSIATKFSMFTAMLVFWVISVVLAYDLSSQTDGVRLSKVAILLAILLLVAATIARFTTRLLVKPLLLLQVGIQEARAGRLKKVQLSSTGDEIEALGEAFNAMIGSLAEYREQLQEHQEQLEEKIRSRTDELEQALQKALSASQAKSEFLANMSHELRTPMSGVIGMLDLVLDSPVSNEQREQLKAAQNCAHSLLGLLNDLLDLSKIEAGRMVIEEIPFDVRQLVVDCAKTHQLRAKSKNVALTWEVDAAVPAQVLGDPLRLRQILSNLLSNAVKFTPAGSVRATITLQEAETSDSGHVSLRICVADTGVGIAPEKLDAIFEKFTQADGSISRRFGGTGLGLAITKRLVMLLGGQIEVESTPGKGSSFVAVIPMIPGTSDGRDPIRQTALAPPESVDENGRGLILLVEDNLINQKVVTSLLRKKGYTIDVANNGLQALKCLEERSYRLVLMDVQMPVLDGLEATRRIRADQRLAHLPIVAMTAHAMNGDRERCLQAGMNAYIAKPVDHKHLMTLVEQYLDQPMFPLRDMAPGTSQAQGGPGPTTGMMDADPALLGQMMQLFLQLAPERLKKLQAATESGDLDALRADAQRLQSAALSIMASGVAETAARLHRAAGESDLEAARVSLEAMEVEIRRLQESTASAVG from the coding sequence TTGGCACAATCCAAGAAGATACGGTCGATCGCCACGAAGTTTTCGATGTTCACGGCGATGCTTGTCTTCTGGGTGATCTCCGTAGTACTTGCGTACGATCTTTCCTCTCAGACCGATGGGGTGAGACTGAGCAAGGTGGCGATCCTGCTGGCGATCCTGCTACTTGTGGCGGCGACGATTGCACGATTTACGACGAGGCTGCTGGTGAAGCCGCTGCTTTTGCTTCAGGTGGGCATTCAGGAGGCCCGGGCCGGCCGGCTGAAGAAAGTCCAGTTGAGCAGCACCGGTGACGAAATTGAGGCCCTGGGCGAGGCCTTCAACGCGATGATCGGATCGCTGGCCGAGTATCGGGAGCAATTGCAGGAGCACCAGGAACAACTGGAAGAGAAGATCCGCAGCCGGACGGACGAACTCGAGCAGGCCTTGCAGAAAGCATTGTCGGCCAGCCAGGCAAAGAGCGAGTTTCTGGCGAACATGTCGCACGAGTTGCGGACCCCGATGAGCGGGGTGATCGGAATGTTGGATCTCGTGCTCGACAGTCCGGTGAGCAATGAGCAGCGCGAGCAGTTGAAGGCGGCACAGAACTGCGCGCATTCTCTCCTGGGGCTGCTGAACGATCTGCTGGACTTGTCCAAGATCGAGGCCGGACGGATGGTGATTGAGGAGATCCCCTTCGATGTCCGGCAGCTTGTGGTGGATTGTGCGAAGACGCACCAACTACGGGCCAAGTCGAAGAATGTTGCGCTGACGTGGGAAGTGGATGCCGCCGTGCCGGCCCAGGTACTGGGCGATCCGTTGCGTCTGCGTCAGATTCTGTCCAACCTGCTCAGCAACGCCGTCAAGTTCACCCCGGCCGGATCTGTGCGTGCCACCATCACACTGCAGGAAGCCGAGACCAGCGACAGCGGCCACGTCAGTTTGAGGATTTGCGTGGCGGACACCGGTGTGGGAATAGCACCTGAGAAGCTCGACGCGATCTTTGAGAAGTTTACACAGGCCGACGGCAGCATCAGCCGGCGCTTCGGGGGTACGGGGTTGGGCCTGGCCATCACGAAGCGCCTGGTGATGCTGTTGGGCGGGCAGATCGAGGTGGAGAGCACACCGGGGAAGGGCAGTTCGTTCGTGGCGGTGATCCCGATGATTCCAGGGACGAGCGACGGGCGGGACCCAATCCGTCAGACCGCGTTGGCGCCGCCGGAGTCGGTGGATGAGAACGGCCGGGGCCTGATCCTCCTGGTGGAAGACAACCTGATCAATCAGAAGGTGGTGACTTCCCTGCTCCGCAAGAAGGGCTACACGATTGACGTGGCCAATAACGGGCTGCAGGCTCTGAAGTGCCTGGAAGAGAGATCTTACAGGTTGGTCCTGATGGACGTCCAGATGCCTGTTCTGGATGGACTGGAGGCGACACGGCGGATCCGGGCCGACCAGCGCCTGGCGCACTTGCCAATTGTGGCTATGACAGCGCACGCGATGAATGGCGACCGCGAAAGGTGCCTGCAGGCAGGCATGAACGCCTACATCGCGAAACCAGTGGATCACAAGCACCTGATGACGCTGGTGGAACAGTATCTTGACCAACCTATGTTCCCACTGCGGGACATGGCGCCCGGCACGTCTCAAGCACAAGGCGGCCCGGGGCCGACGACCGGGATGATGGACGCTGATCCCGCACTGCTGGGCCAGATGATGCAGCTATTCCTGCAGCTTGCTCCTGAGAGGCTGAAGAAGCTGCAGGCGGCGACGGAAAGTGGAGACCTGGACGCACTACGGGCGGATGCGCAACGGCTTCAGAGCGCGGCACTGAGCATTATGGCCTCGGGTGTGGCGGAGACAGCAGCGAGACTGCATCGGGCGGCCGGGGAGTCCGACCTGGAAGCGGCGCGTGTGAGCCTGGAAGCGATGGAGGTCGAGATCAGGCGCCTTCAGGAATCAACTGCGTCGGCCGTGGGCTAG
- a CDS encoding carbonic anhydrase → MIDILTGLKRFQTEVYPSHRELFAHLAANQQPRALFIACSDSRVVPNLLLQAEPGDLFLVRNAGNIVPPAGSADGGGTVASIEYAVAALDITDVILCGHTNCGAMKGILHPEKVESMPHVAAWVQHATPARRAVERLFPEAGETDKLERTVEQNVIQQVKNLLTHSFIRSRVEAGRMELYGWVYDIRSGTVRGMDASGQEFSEIHFEAHGSPDEKRMLRELEADEEFWERL, encoded by the coding sequence ATGATCGACATCCTCACCGGACTTAAGCGCTTTCAAACCGAGGTTTACCCCAGCCATCGCGAGCTCTTCGCTCATCTGGCCGCCAATCAACAGCCCCGCGCCCTCTTCATCGCCTGTTCCGATTCCCGTGTCGTGCCCAATCTCCTGCTGCAGGCCGAGCCGGGCGACCTCTTCCTCGTTCGCAACGCCGGCAACATCGTCCCACCCGCGGGCTCCGCCGACGGCGGCGGCACTGTCGCCTCCATCGAGTACGCCGTGGCCGCCCTGGACATCACCGATGTCATCCTCTGCGGGCACACAAACTGCGGTGCCATGAAGGGGATCCTGCATCCGGAGAAGGTGGAGTCGATGCCCCACGTGGCGGCCTGGGTCCAGCACGCCACCCCTGCCCGCCGGGCCGTGGAACGTCTCTTTCCCGAAGCGGGAGAAACCGACAAACTGGAGCGCACCGTCGAACAGAACGTCATTCAGCAGGTCAAGAATCTGCTCACTCATTCCTTCATCCGCTCAAGAGTCGAAGCCGGGCGGATGGAACTTTACGGTTGGGTATACGACATTCGCAGCGGAACTGTGCGCGGCATGGACGCTTCGGGGCAGGAGTTCAGCGAGATTCACTTCGAAGCCCACGGCTCGCCGGACGAAAAGCGCATGCTGAGAGAACTCGAAGCGGACGAGGAGTTCTGGGAGCGGCTCTAG